The Toxorhynchites rutilus septentrionalis strain SRP chromosome 3, ASM2978413v1, whole genome shotgun sequence genome includes a region encoding these proteins:
- the LOC129776598 gene encoding 28S ribosomal protein S33, mitochondrial — protein sequence MSKYKDLAKLSTTYARRMNHLSNRIFGEVTRPTNSQSMKVVKMFSEEPIQRRDYVVNWYPRHVETNLLALKLREYGLFRDEHQDFKEEMARLRALRGKAPPKKGEGKRAKK from the coding sequence atgtcCAAGTACAAAGATCTCGCTAAATTGTCTACAACCTATGCCCGTCGGATGAACCACCTCTCGAACAGAATCTTCGGTGAAGTGACGCGACCCACCAACTCCCAATCGATGAAAGTGGTTAAAATGTTCAGCGAAGAGCCGATCCAGCGTAGAGACTACGTGGTCAACTGGTACCCGAGGCATGTCGAAACCAATTTGCTAGCACTGAAGCTGCGAGAGTACGGACTGTTCCGCGACGAACATCAGGACTTCAAAGAGGAGATGGCTCGATTGCGGGCACTGCGTGGCAAAGCTCCCCCTAAGAAAGGTGAAGGAAAACGAGCGAAGAAATAG
- the LOC129776597 gene encoding eukaryotic translation initiation factor 2-alpha kinase, with amino-acid sequence MMSKMSTFYSLIGHLLMFGMVLIGAATAQATNPDTQPSITVNKLPFCDEEIGKVRDVSDRLLYVTTLDGRLSALDLMDNGLLRWSVATGPGPLLSSSIHRLELTNNGKWVRMIPSLSGGLYKFDGDTIEPVPFNAEDLLKSSFKFSDDLVISGGKETRSYGVSTRTGQVIYECTMHGCRNATELIDEDRIKNGPPREGMEAILDHDSLQDDMIVIRRQTQTVRAVESRTGSERWNFSIGHHELDILKSEDCRGGSKELLDSAILDLELKVVIPEGLICAVSKSAPNTILWKYKFEHPIVSAWRAKDKNELMSINLFKGAEWLWNEQTVQIDTDLVAMLNPSLYLGMHQRQLYIQESTALMVQSSNAQKILLSDNERIPTIPWKPFMARPRAVGLLTDENRKKDSEYAESTAIARSVLYQSNYVDGDGFFLFTPEDLNRKDNELLCSNDSKTPSENSRNDSPIFDFSMDPDAPVKIIIISIWFWWKEILLISATTAFVLNVVLRYKNEVVVFVERKVEVPVPIAVEATEEQFAPLAQIRSSTRSLSESSSENFTSRFQEDFELVQCLGKGGFGVVFEVRNKLDDCHYAIKRVVLPYKQESKDRVMREVKTLAHCEHNNIVRYFHAWTETPPPGWQESRDKIWMERNCLSTSIDIETPTETSPPNSKIIPTTKKGGIPKTGPEKYNIPKHSAGQQQPWLTKLPEQSFSMSNNDADRSSSCSFIGFRADPRKSFRSDTEDDSFQIEFKHDDDDDDDDNDNEKPDASAGGDSIDIVFQDPSNNTSNKEHIISITETSTTSQKPIPIANRTLRKNRHRRPLSLDLTSAGRVNRTPAVTSTAGNHIDSVATSSGSFKIYLYIQMQLCRKQSLKEWLALNDLAARQDKIIPIFEQIVDAVEYVHLKGLIHRDLKPSNIFFSLDGRVKIGDFGLVTDSGDVQYDKENNLPEMTNNRHTRQVGTQLYMSPEQLKGLPYDYKVDIYSLGLILFELLVSFGTEMERIYTLKDVRKNKFPDGFEEEYSNEYELLKLMLADQPKKRLTTFGIKARPPLKRIHTSKSSPQFQTVPLLENSLQLNTTNGSAMPPEPSENNEWHFELPPRRKDSRSYSTTGSSSSGSNQNNTFF; translated from the exons ATGATGTCGAAAATGTCTACGTTCTACTCGCTGATTGGGCATTTGCTGATGTTCGGGATGGTTCTAATAGGTGCGGCGACCGCGCAGGCTACCAACCCCGACACCCAGCCATCGATCACCGTCAATAAGCTACCCTTCTGCGATGAGGAGATTGGAAAAGTGCGTGATGTTAGCGATAG ACTGCTGTACGTCACCACTCTGGATGGGCGGCTATCTGCGCTGGATCTCATGGACAATGGTTTGCTACGCTGGAGCGTAGCAACCGGCCCAGGGCCCCTACTGTCATCGAGCATCCACCGGTTGGAGCTGACAAACAATGGCAAATGGGTTCGCATGATTCCCTCGCTCAGCGGAGGGCTGTACAAATTCGACGGAGACACAATCGAGCCGGTTCCGTTCAATGCCGAAGATCTGCTTAAGTCGTCCTTCAAGTTTTCCGACGATTTGGTTATCTCAGGCGGCAAGGAGACCCGCTCGTACGGAGTGTCGACACGAACCGGACAGGTGATATACGAGTGCACCATGCATGGCTGCCGGAACGCAACGGAATTGATAGATGAGGATCGTATAAAAAATGGACCACCCCGTGAGGGTATGGAAGCTATTCTGGATCACGATAGCCTGCAGGATGATATGATCGTCATAAGGCGTCAAACACAAACCGTGCGAGCAGTCGAATCAAGGACCGGAAGTGAGCGGTGGAACTTCAGTATCGGACACCATGAGTTGGACATACTGAAGAGTGAAGACTGCAGGGGAGGATCGAAGGAACTACTGGATTCAGCTATTTTAGATTTGGAATTGAAGGTAGTGATCCCGGAAGGCTTGATTTGTGCGGTTAGTAAGTCGGCACCGAATACGATTCTATGGAAGTACAAATTCGAGCATCCAATTGTAAGCGCCTGGAGAGCGAAGGACAAGAACGAATTGATGAGTATTAACTTATTCAAAGGTGCTGAATGGCTTTGGAATGAACAGACAGTACAGATTGATACGGATCTGGTGGCTATGTTAAACCCTTCGCTGTATTTGGGTATGCATCAGAGGCAGTTGTATATTCAAGAATCGACCGCATTGATGGTTCAAAGTAGCAATGCTCAGAAAATACTACTTTCCGATAACGAGCGAATACCAACTATTCCCTGGAAACCATTTATGGCAAGACCTCGAGCTGTTGGCCTTCTAACCgatgaaaatcggaaaaaagaTTCCGAATATGCCGAATCGACGGCTATTGCACGATCGGTTCTGTACCAATCAAACTACGTTGATGGAGATGGTTTCTTTTTGTTTACCCCGGAGGATTTGAACAGGAAAGATAACGAACTTCTCTGTTCGAATGACTCCAAGACGCCGTCGGAGAACTCAAGAAATGACAGCCCAATATTCGATTTTTCGATGGATCCTGATGCCCCGGTCAAGATTATCATAATCTCGATTTGGTTTTGGTGGAAAGAGATTCTATTGATCTCCGCCACGACAGCTTTCGTGCTGAACGTGGTGCTGCGTTACAAAAACGAAGTGGTTGTGTTTGTGGAACGCAAAGTTGAGGTGCCGGTCCCGATTGCTGTGGAAGCTACCGAGGAACAATTCGCCCCATTGGCTCAGATTCGGAGTTCAACCAGAAGTCTTTCAGAATCTAGCAGTGAGAACTTTACCTCCCGATTCCAGGAGGATTTCGAATTGGTACAGTGTCTTGGGAAGGGCGGTTTCGGCGTTGTATTTGAAGTGAGAAACAAGCTAGATGATTGTCACTATGCCATAAAGCGAGTGGTACTGCCGTATAAGCAGGAATCGAAAGATCGTGTGATGAGAGAGGTAAAGACATTGGCTCACTGCGAGCACAACAATATAGTGCGATATTTCCACGCGTGGACAGAAACTCCACCTCCCGGTTGGCAGGAAAGTCGGGATAAGATTTGGATGGAACGCAACTGCTTATCCACATCGATTGATATCGAAACACCCACAGAAACATCCCCACCGAATTCAAAAATCATTCCTACCACCAAAAAAGGGGGAATTCCGAAAACAGGTCCAGAAAAGTACAACATACCAAAGCATTCCGCCGGCCAACAGCAGCCGTGGCTGACGAAGCTTCCCGAGCAGAGCTTCTCGATGTCTAACAACGATGCAGATCGTTCAAGTAGTTGCTCATTTATCGGGTTTAGAGCAGATCCACGAAAGTCGTTTCGAAGCGACACCGAAGACGACTCTTTTCAGATTGAATTCAagcatgatgatgatgatgatgatgatgataacgATAATGAGAAGCCCGATGCTAGTGCAGGCGGAGATTCAATAGATATTGTTTTTCAGGACCCATCGAATAATACGTCCAACAAAGAACACATTATATcaataactgaaacatccaccACGTCACAGAAACCGATTCCAATCGCCAATCGAACGCTGAGAAAGAATCGTCACCGGAGGCCTCTTTCTCTCGATCTCACCAGTGCTGGACGTGTTAATCGAACTCCAGCCGTGACCAGTACTGCTGGAAATCACATCGATTCGGTCGCAACCAGCTCCGGGAGCTTCAAAATATATCTCTACATTCAGATGCAACTTTGCCGGAAGCAATCTCTTAAAGAGTGGTTGGCTTTGAATGATTTGGCTGCACGACAAGATAAAATCATACCGATTTTTGAACAAATCGTAGATGCCGTAGAATACGTTCATCTTAAGGGGCTAATTCACAGGGACCTGAAACCcagcaatatatttttttcgctaGACGGGCGTGTTAAAATAGGCGACTTCGGACTGGTGACAGATTCAGGCGATGTACAGTATGACAAAGAAAACAATTTACCGGAAATGACAAACAACAGACACACCCGCCAAGTAGGAACCCAACTTTACATGTCTCCGGAGCAGCTGAAGGGGCTGCCGTATGACTACAAGGTAGATATTTATTCGCTGGGACTGATTCTTTTCGAATTACTGGTTAGCTTCGGCACAGAAATGGAACGGATTTACACGCTTAAGGACGTGCGAAAGAATAAGTTTCCCGATGGGTTCGAAGAGGAATATTCCAACGAG TACGAACTGTTAAAGTTAATGCTCGCAGACCAACCAAAAAAACGATTGACTACATTCGGCATCAAGGCGCGCCCTCCATTAAAGCGAATTCACACTAGCAAATCGTCACCTCAATTCCAAACTGTGCCATTGCTGGAAAATTCCCTGCAGTTAAACACTACCAACGGTTCTGCTATGCCCCCAGAACCATCGGAGAACAACGAATGGCATTTTGAATTGCCTCCTAGACGTAAGGATAGCCGATCTTACTCTACAACAGGCAGCTCCAGCTCCGGAAGCAACCAAAATAATACTTTCTTTTGA